The Coprobacillus cateniformis DNA window TTATCCCTTATGCACAAAGATTACCTCAATTATTAATAGAAAAATTAAAGGAATTATCACAAAGTATAAGAGTTATTTTTATTAATGACTACCCAGAAAATATGAGTTCAGGAAAAATGATTTCTCTTTCTTGTTTATCAGAAGAATTAAAAGATTATTCAGTTGTGAAAACATCTTCTTTTGAAAAAGACTTAGTTGTCTATTCTTATCAACAAAGTGATGGAAATATTTATATGTTTAATAATGAAAGCATAACAGATTCTATTCATTCAACAGTGACTCTGCATGATGCTAATTATATGATATATGATGCTTATCAAAATAAATCATACAGTTTAAACGGAAATAAAGTGGATGGTGGTTTTGAATTTACATTAACTTTGCATCCATATCAATCTCTTGTATTGGTGAATGGGCAATGTTATGATAAAATATATACAAAGAGTTCTACTCAATTAAAGAATATTGATAAAGTGAAAGTTTCATTCAGAGAATATAATCAAAAAGATTATAGTCAACCAATAGATATGTCTTTAGATCATTATCTTGGATATGATTATCCAAGATTCTCAGGCAATATTAAATATGCATTTGATATTGATTGTCAGGATAAAGATATGATTTTGGTATTAAGAGAAGCTTATGAAATTGTTGAATTGATTGTTAATGGTGAAAGTGTAGAAACATTAATCACACCACCATATGAATATGATTTGTCAACTTGTTTGAATTTAGGGATGAATCATATTGAATTGATTGCAACAAATAATTTATCAAGAAATCAAAGAGATACATTCTCTAGACATTTAGCATTAGAACCTTTAGGTATTATTGGAAGTATTGAACTATATAAGAAGGAGGAAGATTAATGGGATTTCCAAAAGATTTTTTATGGGGTGGTGCAACTGCCGCTAACCAATGTGAAGGTGGTTTTGATAAAGGTGGAAGAGGCCTAGCGAATGTGGATATTACACCACATGGCAAAAACAGATTTCCAGTGATGTTAGGACTAGATCATAGTTTAGATTTTCATGAAGGAGAATTTTATCCAGCAAAAGAAGGTATAGATTTTTATACGCATTATAAAGAAGATATTCAATTATTTGGAGAAATGGGATTTAAGACTTATAGAATGTCATTAGCTTGGTCTCGCATCTTTCCAAATGGAGATGAATTAGAACCTAATGAAGAAGGTTTGAAATTCTATGAAGATGTGTTTAAAGAATGTCATAAATATGGGATTGAACCATTAGTGACAATTACTCATTTTGATTGTCCAATCCATTTGATTAAAGAATATGGTGGCTGGAAAAATAGAAAATTGATTGAGTTCTATGAAAGATTATGTCGTACAATCTTTACAAGATATAAAGGATTAGTCAAATATTGGTTAACATTTAATGAAATTAATATGATTTTACATTTACCATTTATGGGTGCAGGGTTACTTATTGAAGATAAAGAAACAGCATTAAAAGATAAGTACCAAGCGATTCATCACGAATTAGTCGCTAGTGCTTTAGCAACCAAGATTGCTCATGAAATTGATCCTGATAATAAAGTGGGGTGTATGTTAGCAGCTGGTAATACATATCCATATACATGCAATCCTGATGATGTATGGAAGTCAATTCAAATTGATAGGGAAGGATATTTCTTTATTGATGTTCAAGCAAGAGGATATTATCCCCGTTATGCACTGAAACAAATGGAAAGAGAAGGGACAATGCCTATAATGGAAGATGGTGATCAAGAGTTGTTAAAAGATAATACTGTTGATTTTATCTCATTTAGTTATTATTCTTCTCGTTGTACAAGTGCTGATCCTGATATGAATAAACAAACAGAAGGCAATGTTTTTGCGACTTTAAAGAACCCATATTTAAAAGCCAGTGAATGGGGTTGGCAAATTGATCCATTAGGTTTAAGAATTACTTTAAATAGTATTTATGACCGTTATCAAAAGCCTTTATTTATTGTAGAAAATGGCTTAGGTGCCAAAGATGAACTTATTGACAATACTGTTGAAGATGATTATCGTATTGATTATTTAAGACAGCATATTCAAGCTATGAGTGATGCGATTGAAATTGATGGTGTTGAACTTTGGGGTTATACAACATGGGGATGTATTGATCTTGTATCAGCATCAACTGGTGAAATGAGTAAACGTTATGGATTTATTTACGTAGATAGAGATGATCAAGGAAACGGAACAAATAAACGTTATAAGAAAAAATCATTTGATTGGTATAAGAAAGTGATTGCAAGTAACGGTGAAGATTTAGATTAATCAATGATATAGTTTTAAATTTATATTGACATATACTAGTGATAGATATACAATAATATTGTCAATAAGGTTTGTTACTCTCTGAGGCTTTTCCTTAAACACGATTTGTGTTTTAGGTGCTCAGAGAGTTTTTTAATTAATTAAGAGGTGAAAATATGTTTAATATAAAAAGAAAAAATAAAAATGAAGAAACAATCTACTCTCCAGCTATTGGTAAAGTCATTCCAATAAGTGAAGTCAATGATGCAATGTTTGCTGATAAATTATTGGGTGATGGAGTAGGAATTATTTTAGAAGATGATTTGCTTTGTTCACCATGTGATGGAATTATAAGTATGATTGCAGTCACCAAACATGCGATTGGAATTACATCTACAATAGGTGCAGAGATTATTATTCATGTAGGTTTAGATACAGTTAATTTAAATGGTAAGGGGTTTGAGGTTCTTGTTAAGGAGAATCAGAAGGTTAAAGTAGGTGATCCTATACTTAAAGTAGATAGAGTGTTTATGGAATCAAAAAATATAG harbors:
- a CDS encoding 6-phospho-beta-glucosidase yields the protein MGFPKDFLWGGATAANQCEGGFDKGGRGLANVDITPHGKNRFPVMLGLDHSLDFHEGEFYPAKEGIDFYTHYKEDIQLFGEMGFKTYRMSLAWSRIFPNGDELEPNEEGLKFYEDVFKECHKYGIEPLVTITHFDCPIHLIKEYGGWKNRKLIEFYERLCRTIFTRYKGLVKYWLTFNEINMILHLPFMGAGLLIEDKETALKDKYQAIHHELVASALATKIAHEIDPDNKVGCMLAAGNTYPYTCNPDDVWKSIQIDREGYFFIDVQARGYYPRYALKQMEREGTMPIMEDGDQELLKDNTVDFISFSYYSSRCTSADPDMNKQTEGNVFATLKNPYLKASEWGWQIDPLGLRITLNSIYDRYQKPLFIVENGLGAKDELIDNTVEDDYRIDYLRQHIQAMSDAIEIDGVELWGYTTWGCIDLVSASTGEMSKRYGFIYVDRDDQGNGTNKRYKKKSFDWYKKVIASNGEDLD
- a CDS encoding PTS sugar transporter subunit IIA, encoding MFNIKRKNKNEETIYSPAIGKVIPISEVNDAMFADKLLGDGVGIILEDDLLCSPCDGIISMIAVTKHAIGITSTIGAEIIIHVGLDTVNLNGKGFEVLVKENQKVKVGDPILKVDRVFMESKNIDLTTPMIVTNCLSFNVSIVQDKKKITYKDELLTILK